From a region of the Alosa sapidissima isolate fAloSap1 chromosome 9, fAloSap1.pri, whole genome shotgun sequence genome:
- the LOC121719630 gene encoding meteorin-like protein, which yields MVREEEEGAEGVLEEGGEHVTAAHCRPCSDEEVLMAVCTSDFAGRGSIHTVDQQQEEDASGPWLQVSLTRLYRQKTRIFTSSGGNARARRSWTGRVRAPPHCPVAHGNADTGGGDYLLTGALRLGEAWLGCAPRYQDFLKMYREAQASGTNPCSIDTD from the exons ATggtcagagaggaggaggagggggcggaGGGCGTGTTGGAGGAGGGCGGAGAGCATGTGActgcag cacACTGTCGCCCATGCAGCGATGAAGAGGTCCTTATGGCTGTGTGCACCAGTGACTTTG ctggtCGTGGCAGCATCCACACAGTGGACCAGCAACAGGAGGAAGATGCCAGCGGTCCGTGGCTGCAGGTGTCCCTGACGCGACTCTACCGCCAGAAGACCCGCATCTTCACCTCCTCAGGGGGCAACGCTCGCGCCCGCAGATCCTGGACGGGTCGCGTCCGAGCCCCGCCACACTGCCCCGTCGCCCACGGCAACGCTGACACAGGGGGCGGAGACTACTTGCTGACGGGTGCGTTGCGATTGGGCGAGGCGTGGCTGGGGTGTGCGCCACGCTATCAGGATTTCTTGAAGATGTACCGGGAAGCACAGGCCAGCGGCACCAACCCCTGCAGCATAGACACAGACTGA